A portion of the Paenibacillus sp. PvR098 genome contains these proteins:
- a CDS encoding helix-turn-helix transcriptional regulator, producing MKIKAKTNAIVKARIFKGMTQRELAKLSDLSYAYISLLERSVKPVGPGTAKKLSELLEKPMDELFTIE from the coding sequence ATGAAAATTAAAGCCAAAACGAATGCCATCGTGAAGGCGAGGATTTTCAAAGGGATGACACAGCGGGAGCTCGCGAAATTATCGGACTTAAGCTATGCATACATCAGCCTGCTGGAGCGTTCAGTCAAGCCTGTAGGACCTGGAACGGCAAAGAAGCTTAGCGAGCTGTTGGAGAAGCCGATGGACGAACTTTTTACCATAGAATAA
- a CDS encoding helix-turn-helix transcriptional regulator yields MDFYDQLKDMRKLKGFTIRELADRSGVSAAYISQLENGNRGVPSPDVLMKLSEGLNMPYTELMQLAGYLEKSSAEQEGGKYTKPRVNLRRFLRENDLVFDGVELTEQDKEWIERMLTVLFWKQKKLQGQGLCSSENESDANTVNSGASKFTYDIEN; encoded by the coding sequence ATGGATTTCTATGATCAGTTAAAAGATATGCGCAAATTAAAAGGATTTACGATCCGTGAGCTGGCTGACCGATCCGGCGTATCTGCGGCCTATATCTCACAGCTTGAGAACGGAAATCGCGGCGTCCCCTCACCCGACGTGCTGATGAAGCTTTCGGAAGGACTCAATATGCCTTACACAGAGCTGATGCAGCTTGCCGGCTATTTGGAAAAATCATCTGCAGAGCAAGAGGGCGGTAAATATACGAAGCCCCGCGTCAATTTGCGGCGGTTTCTGCGTGAGAACGATTTGGTCTTTGACGGTGTCGAGCTTACCGAACAGGATAAAGAATGGATTGAGCGAATGCTTACAGTCCTGTTCTGGAAGCAAAAAAAGCTTCAGGGACAAGGGCTGTGCTCATCGGAGAACGAATCGGATGCGAATACTGTGAATTCCGGGGCTTCCAAGTTTACATATGATATTGAAAATTAA
- the queC gene encoding 7-cyano-7-deazaguanine synthase QueC encodes MKKAVVILSGGLDSTTCMGIAQEAGYELFPITFDYGQRQKREIENARQVASFYGVADRHRVISLGFLKEFGGSALTDDNIEVPPAGESGGVDSDIPITYVPGRNLLFLSIATSYAEVSGAEAIYIGVNALDYSGYPDCRPEFIHKVEEVMALATRVGVEGGPIHIETPLIHWTKAEIIREGMRLGVPYQITTSCYNGQEEACGDCDSCRLRLKGFADAEATDPVPYRTGKE; translated from the coding sequence ATGAAAAAAGCAGTCGTGATTTTAAGCGGCGGTTTGGATAGTACAACGTGTATGGGGATTGCACAAGAGGCGGGTTACGAACTGTTTCCGATTACCTTCGATTACGGACAGCGTCAAAAACGGGAAATCGAAAATGCCCGACAGGTGGCGAGCTTTTACGGAGTGGCGGACAGACATCGGGTCATTTCGCTTGGATTCCTTAAAGAGTTCGGCGGCAGCGCGCTGACCGACGATAACATCGAAGTACCGCCAGCCGGGGAGAGCGGCGGAGTAGATTCCGATATCCCGATTACTTACGTACCGGGGCGCAACCTGCTGTTTCTTTCGATCGCCACGTCCTATGCCGAGGTGAGCGGAGCGGAAGCGATCTATATTGGTGTGAATGCGCTCGATTACAGCGGGTATCCGGATTGCCGTCCGGAGTTTATCCACAAAGTGGAGGAAGTGATGGCGCTCGCTACACGAGTAGGTGTTGAAGGGGGTCCGATCCATATTGAGACGCCTCTAATTCATTGGACCAAAGCGGAGATTATCCGGGAAGGAATGCGGCTTGGCGTGCCATATCAGATCACGACCTCCTGCTATAATGGGCAGGAGGAAGCATGCGGCGATTGTGACAGCTGCCGTTTGCGGTTAAAGGGCTTTGCGGATGCGGAGGCGACGGATCCGGTTCCATATCGTACAGGTAAGGAATAA
- a CDS encoding glycosyltransferase family 4 protein yields MRILQALFFPPEQPGGVSSMIPFMLERFNKRGWEMELFSLPKRVRGKGAEAIQFSTFDWEPYAGNPIVDKYIQTMKDYIWWTKLRIKSSYDLIHAHHPIAGLVMKRLFPDTPLIMTIHSSYERELRLNGKISEDGPEHQFLTSIYRELEEQADQLITVSNSFKQYLSEYVQEPEKIGVIPNGFDEKRFRPVHHDNQVPQLISVCRLVPAKGLNTLLYACAELKRKGQPFVLHLIGDGPIRPELEDLAQKLGIYDETIFYGYMLHPEDFMPFFDVFVLPSRAEAFGSVFAEAALCGLAVVGTQVGGIAEQIEHGVNGLLVPVDDVAALAAALEKVASDPMYRYQLSRVALEKALKSYSMTRIVQQLRSVYRSYRRDT; encoded by the coding sequence ATGCGTATACTGCAAGCATTGTTTTTTCCCCCGGAGCAGCCTGGCGGGGTTTCTTCCATGATTCCCTTTATGCTTGAGCGCTTTAATAAGCGGGGTTGGGAGATGGAGCTGTTTTCTTTGCCGAAGCGGGTGCGCGGGAAAGGCGCCGAAGCGATCCAATTCTCTACGTTCGATTGGGAGCCGTACGCGGGGAATCCGATAGTCGATAAATACATACAAACGATGAAGGACTACATATGGTGGACGAAGCTTCGCATCAAATCCTCTTACGATCTGATTCATGCCCATCATCCGATTGCCGGTCTGGTGATGAAACGGCTTTTTCCGGATACGCCGCTCATCATGACGATCCATTCCAGCTATGAGCGGGAGCTTAGGCTCAACGGAAAAATAAGTGAAGACGGACCGGAGCACCAGTTTCTCACATCGATCTACAGGGAGCTTGAAGAGCAAGCGGATCAGTTGATTACCGTATCCAATTCGTTCAAGCAATATTTGTCCGAATATGTGCAGGAGCCCGAGAAAATCGGGGTTATTCCGAATGGATTCGATGAGAAAAGGTTTCGCCCGGTACATCACGACAACCAGGTGCCCCAGCTCATCAGCGTCTGCCGCTTGGTCCCGGCCAAAGGGCTCAATACGCTGCTGTACGCTTGCGCGGAGCTGAAACGTAAAGGACAGCCGTTCGTTCTTCATTTGATCGGAGACGGTCCGATTCGTCCGGAGCTGGAGGATCTGGCGCAAAAGCTTGGCATTTACGACGAAACGATTTTCTACGGATACATGCTTCACCCGGAAGATTTTATGCCGTTTTTTGATGTGTTCGTGCTGCCTTCGCGCGCAGAGGCGTTCGGGTCAGTGTTCGCTGAGGCGGCTCTTTGCGGTCTCGCCGTGGTGGGGACGCAGGTCGGAGGGATCGCTGAGCAGATCGAGCATGGTGTCAACGGTTTGCTCGTTCCCGTAGATGATGTAGCGGCGCTCGCTGCAGCGCTGGAGAAAGTAGCAAGCGATCCGATGTACAGGTATCAGCTGTCGAGAGTGGCACTGGAGAAGGCGCTCAAATCGTATTCGATGACACGGATAGTCCAGCAGCTGCGCAGCGTGTACCGCAGCTACCGGAGAGATACTTAG
- a CDS encoding rhomboid family intramembrane serine protease: MFSRTESLKQYIKWYPVTAVLICIHMVLVGLMEWVGSSQDTITLLQFGALFDLPNLKPEAWRYFTAMFLHIGFAHLLFNCFALYVFAPPLERLLGKWRYVLFYLVCGLLGNIVSALFHQDYFVSAGASGAIYGIYAAYLYLAIFRKDIIDHQTKQIVLTIIGVGFIYSLVVPNIDIYAHLGGFLGGLITMALIVLFIKRRNRKPVEDEQEIYRG; this comes from the coding sequence GTGTTTAGCCGAACGGAGAGCTTAAAACAATATATAAAGTGGTACCCTGTCACTGCGGTATTGATCTGTATTCATATGGTATTGGTTGGTCTAATGGAATGGGTCGGTTCTTCGCAGGATACCATTACATTGCTTCAATTCGGAGCATTATTTGACCTGCCTAATCTGAAGCCAGAGGCGTGGCGGTACTTTACAGCGATGTTTCTCCATATCGGATTCGCTCATCTGCTCTTTAACTGCTTTGCTTTATACGTGTTTGCACCCCCTCTGGAGCGTTTACTAGGGAAATGGCGGTATGTGCTGTTTTATCTGGTGTGCGGATTGTTGGGGAACATCGTCAGCGCCTTGTTTCATCAGGACTATTTTGTCTCGGCCGGCGCTTCGGGCGCGATCTATGGAATTTATGCCGCCTATCTATATTTAGCGATATTCCGCAAAGACATTATTGACCATCAAACGAAACAAATCGTCCTTACGATTATTGGGGTCGGGTTTATTTACTCCCTCGTCGTTCCGAATATTGATATTTATGCACATTTGGGAGGATTTCTCGGGGGATTGATCACGATGGCATTGATCGTGCTTTTTATCAAAAGAAGAAATCGGAAGCCGGTTGAAGATGAACAGGAAATATATAGGGGTTAA
- a CDS encoding GGDEF domain-containing protein, whose translation MNSLKLSDLFFGPAGPVFLHSMLIVIITMTLLVSVRLLITRRKIGYLSMVAALGIFLVQHSQLVRQALTHSMSDAQTFTALLLKLFAFVMMNIGFYQLYNATRKRDIFVFCFFGALSVVVSFTYWYAPLWLQSSEDHYALLRPLGMELYLFILIFVSFMLVNPRIGQNGKYQLMLTVYFVMHTVHMANLYLFNGSQQSLDLLERIIPFAFHIVLFLFIFERVIELMQAIYTSSITDGLTQLYNRKYFENRVRQYVQQRIPVAVIFSDIDNFKKLNDTKGHQMGDLALKKVAQIMKEETEDTGICARYGGEELVVLITDPDTSAESLSERIRSRIEAETTVTVSVGFSYYSKGITAEELIKQADEAMYQAKTTGKNKVVGS comes from the coding sequence ATGAACAGCTTAAAGCTATCAGATCTATTTTTCGGACCTGCAGGTCCTGTATTTTTGCACTCTATGCTTATCGTTATTATCACGATGACGCTGCTTGTTTCAGTTCGACTTTTAATCACTCGCCGCAAAATCGGCTACCTCAGCATGGTGGCGGCGCTCGGGATTTTTCTGGTTCAGCACAGCCAGCTAGTCCGGCAGGCGCTTACGCACAGCATGAGTGATGCACAGACGTTCACGGCGCTGCTGCTCAAGCTCTTCGCCTTTGTTATGATGAATATAGGATTTTATCAGCTGTATAACGCCACGCGCAAAAGAGATATCTTTGTTTTCTGCTTTTTCGGCGCTTTGAGCGTTGTGGTTTCCTTTACGTATTGGTATGCTCCGTTATGGCTGCAGAGCAGCGAGGATCATTATGCGCTGCTGCGTCCTCTCGGCATGGAACTGTATTTGTTTATTCTGATTTTTGTAAGCTTTATGTTGGTGAATCCGCGGATAGGACAAAACGGCAAATACCAGCTGATGCTCACCGTTTATTTTGTAATGCATACCGTACATATGGCTAATCTTTATTTATTCAACGGAAGCCAACAGTCACTTGACCTGTTGGAGCGGATCATCCCTTTTGCTTTTCATATCGTGCTGTTTTTATTTATTTTCGAACGCGTCATCGAACTGATGCAAGCGATTTATACGTCCTCCATAACCGACGGTTTGACCCAGCTCTATAACCGCAAATACTTTGAAAACAGAGTAAGGCAGTACGTACAGCAGCGTATCCCGGTAGCGGTGATATTCAGTGATATTGATAATTTCAAAAAATTGAACGATACAAAAGGCCACCAGATGGGGGATCTGGCATTAAAAAAAGTCGCCCAAATCATGAAGGAGGAAACAGAGGATACAGGTATTTGCGCGAGGTACGGAGGTGAGGAGCTCGTCGTGCTGATCACGGATCCGGATACGTCTGCGGAAAGCCTCTCGGAACGTATACGCTCAAGGATTGAAGCGGAGACAACAGTCACCGTGAGCGTAGGCTTCAGCTATTATTCCAAAGGAATAACGGCCGAGGAACTCATTAAGCAGGCGGATGAAGCCATGTACCAAGCGAAAACGACCGGCAAAAACAAAGTCGTCGGCTCTTGA
- a CDS encoding DNA repair exonuclease, whose protein sequence is MRSFRFIHAADLHLDSPFRGLAGLPEGLRERVKEASFTALRRLTDLAVREKVDFVVFSGDIYDVKDRSLRAQLRFRQALETLAGHWIPAFVIHGNHDPLHDGYSAKLTWPDGVKVFGSEEVESEVIRAVDGEALARISGISFGRPSVTENLTPGYRTWGDGLYHIGLLHTNVDGDAKHDDYAPCRLSDLLGRGVDYWALGHIHTRRVLHEKPWVVYSGNVQGRHIRENGPRGCYLVDVSPAGETVLSFHALDDVRWQEAEAAIDDLETEQQLMEALEEAVWAAVDAAEGRAVILRMKLTGRGPMHTVLRRSGVLAELGSTLKESMSAGVQNVWVESVEDGTGAPIDRSDLEGRPGFLGDLLRLAEEAGAASQQLADFADDALAPLSVQPRLAALLAEVGDEELAEWLREAEELAIDMLAGSAEARWSG, encoded by the coding sequence ATGAGGTCTTTTCGTTTTATCCACGCGGCGGATTTGCATCTGGACAGTCCGTTTCGCGGTTTGGCCGGTCTTCCCGAAGGATTGCGAGAGCGAGTGAAGGAGGCCAGCTTTACGGCTCTTCGCCGGCTCACGGACTTGGCTGTTAGGGAGAAGGTTGATTTCGTCGTGTTCAGCGGCGATATATATGATGTCAAGGACCGTTCGCTGCGCGCGCAGCTGCGGTTTAGGCAAGCTTTGGAGACGCTGGCGGGTCATTGGATACCCGCCTTTGTCATACATGGAAATCATGACCCGCTGCACGACGGATACAGCGCGAAGCTTACATGGCCGGATGGAGTCAAAGTATTCGGCAGCGAAGAGGTGGAAAGCGAAGTGATCCGGGCCGTGGATGGCGAGGCGCTGGCAAGGATCTCGGGAATTTCCTTCGGAAGACCCTCGGTTACGGAAAATTTGACGCCGGGCTATCGAACGTGGGGGGACGGATTGTATCACATCGGTCTGCTGCACACGAACGTAGACGGCGATGCGAAGCACGACGACTATGCACCGTGCCGTCTGAGCGATTTGCTTGGGCGCGGCGTAGATTACTGGGCGCTCGGTCACATCCATACGAGACGGGTGCTGCACGAGAAGCCGTGGGTTGTATATTCGGGCAATGTGCAGGGCCGGCATATTCGGGAGAATGGACCCCGGGGCTGCTATCTTGTTGATGTCTCGCCTGCAGGCGAGACAGTGCTATCGTTTCATGCGCTTGATGACGTACGCTGGCAGGAAGCGGAAGCGGCTATCGATGACCTAGAGACGGAGCAGCAGCTTATGGAGGCGTTGGAAGAAGCCGTATGGGCAGCTGTCGACGCTGCGGAGGGCAGGGCCGTGATCTTAAGGATGAAGCTGACAGGCAGGGGGCCGATGCATACCGTACTCAGGAGAAGCGGGGTACTGGCAGAGCTGGGTTCAACTCTTAAGGAGAGTATGTCTGCGGGTGTACAGAACGTTTGGGTGGAATCGGTGGAGGATGGCACGGGCGCACCGATTGACCGCAGTGATCTGGAAGGCAGACCGGGGTTTCTCGGCGATTTGTTGCGGCTTGCGGAAGAAGCCGGCGCTGCATCGCAGCAGTTGGCTGACTTTGCTGACGATGCATTGGCGCCGTTGTCGGTCCAGCCCCGGCTTGCAGCACTTCTGGCAGAGGTCGGTGATGAGGAGCTTGCGGAATGGCTGCGAGAGGCGGAGGAGCTTGCGATCGATATGCTTGCAGGAAGTGCGGAAGCGAGGTGGAGCGGATGA
- a CDS encoding EamA family transporter, which translates to MWFVFAAASSLCFGLRGILYQWTAQRPINRDLLLFGVFLSGALIALSASLMTGQAWTKPVWIGVLMGLFSFLANGAVYKGFAVGKTSLVAMFTGLPPVVVVLLAYLLWGEKLNGWQSISFLIILAGIVLIRYSSDLSLNNLQGAQWGALAMLFFGLNDLAGKQSTLLDAASLPTLSLMFATGASLSGIIWLVRLKRNADTAHLRAAQETAASAEKAVGAAAASNTAAAQWPPGKTLLWGLVVGITNVIGMTLLMQAFKLGVTGLVSAVVSMSVAFVLLYARFVLKEKFSRLEAGGLLCAFIGIILLRLSA; encoded by the coding sequence ATGTGGTTTGTATTTGCAGCCGCCTCATCGCTCTGCTTCGGGCTGAGGGGCATTCTGTACCAATGGACGGCGCAGCGGCCGATCAATCGCGATCTGCTGCTGTTCGGCGTTTTCCTGTCGGGAGCGTTGATTGCGCTTTCCGCCAGCCTGATGACCGGGCAAGCTTGGACAAAGCCCGTATGGATCGGAGTGCTGATGGGGTTATTTTCTTTTTTAGCCAATGGGGCCGTGTACAAAGGTTTCGCTGTTGGAAAAACATCGCTTGTGGCTATGTTTACGGGCCTTCCTCCCGTCGTAGTCGTACTGCTGGCTTACCTGCTATGGGGCGAAAAGCTGAACGGCTGGCAATCAATCTCCTTTCTGATCATTCTTGCCGGGATCGTACTCATCCGTTATTCGAGCGATCTTTCGCTGAACAATCTGCAAGGGGCTCAATGGGGAGCTCTTGCCATGCTGTTCTTTGGCTTGAATGATCTCGCCGGCAAGCAATCGACCCTGCTTGATGCGGCCTCGCTGCCGACGCTGTCACTCATGTTCGCTACAGGGGCGAGTTTGTCCGGGATCATATGGCTTGTTCGCCTTAAGCGGAATGCCGACACAGCGCACCTGCGCGCTGCGCAGGAAACCGCCGCTTCCGCGGAGAAAGCTGTTGGCGCCGCTGCTGCCAGCAATACTGCAGCAGCCCAGTGGCCACCTGGCAAAACGCTGCTGTGGGGCCTGGTGGTCGGTATCACTAACGTTATCGGCATGACGCTCCTCATGCAGGCTTTCAAGCTCGGCGTGACAGGACTCGTCTCCGCCGTCGTTTCCATGAGTGTGGCCTTCGTCCTGCTGTATGCCCGTTTTGTGCTCAAAGAAAAATTCAGCCGCCTCGAAGCGGGCGGCTTGTTATGCGCATTCATCGGTATTATTCTTTTGAGGCTCTCCGCTTGA
- a CDS encoding DUF1450 domain-containing protein, with protein MKSVFLEYCSTNLRLKNEQTYEYMEENHPHLVQKVRGCLDHCEQCKQNPFVIVNLPKRWFGYESAYVEALSTEKLIDAIQKEVKPNTKSGSSS; from the coding sequence TTGAAATCCGTCTTTCTCGAATATTGCAGCACTAATCTACGGCTGAAAAATGAACAAACCTATGAATATATGGAAGAAAACCATCCTCATCTCGTCCAAAAAGTAAGAGGCTGCTTGGATCACTGCGAACAGTGTAAGCAGAATCCGTTTGTCATTGTCAATCTCCCTAAAAGGTGGTTCGGGTATGAATCGGCATATGTGGAAGCACTCAGTACAGAGAAGCTGATCGATGCGATACAAAAAGAAGTGAAGCCAAATACAAAGTCCGGCTCCTCAAGCTAA
- a CDS encoding DUF3973 domain-containing protein: MYYCILCEEIHVLKYTNCEIVFTSGFHYYKHSLYSAGMCKCEECILEENHSTKAIATA, from the coding sequence ATGTACTATTGTATTCTATGCGAAGAGATTCATGTGTTAAAATATACAAATTGTGAAATCGTTTTCACGTCCGGGTTTCATTATTATAAGCATTCTCTATACAGTGCTGGAATGTGTAAATGTGAGGAATGTATTCTCGAAGAGAATCACTCAACCAAAGCTATAGCTACTGCCTAA
- a CDS encoding AAA family ATPase, which translates to MAARGGGACDRYACRKCGSEVERMRIERLDIGAFGTIRDLSISFDGPVTLLYGPNEAGKTTVMNFIRAVLFGFGGRGAAADRYTPRQGGGQGGAIVLRDVQDRRIRVERWDSPPGGRGRTPAAGSVRVTFPDGTVGGEAELSSLLGGIAPELFRSLFAFGLSELQELGTLQSDEVSGFLYSAALGASGSELRGAEKKLAQELEQLYRPRGRTPLMNRALQELDAAEKELAESRAQAERYNALEAEAGQLAAEQERLEAQLVGLGQQADWMESCLRARPHWVRGRELKQELVVLPGGLEQFPEDAVSRLEAILVERERLISERDRLELAQAEQQQAMTASASEGEKDVLDRQAQLEELLERRPAYEEAKRLLAEAEAEEEQLGLELERLLRRIGPQWTEEQVDALPSTVMLREQASAFREEWRTWRQEESLLNAEAERLRQERMDSDGPLSGEEAFHTADKEAVREGLERIKSARRLLADWKDAVREIRHAEQRERDWEQFHHSGVDGKSVSGAPLYGMYALTLMIPGALAILQELIAAGVTLVVLLGVSVAWTLARRSTAKGEARQRRPYVGGAAADASAQAAALEAALAAEVRHLRRLAAAGADAETAAALEPADWRSAADPAPAALPQQPEGIEPWLDALEQQLRARQAQLAARVAAGERLQALRAQRERHARAGEPLRQRWHAWLRAHALPEAASPEAALELLQLAEQALQQLQRLHRQAARCEALRRSAEGFAAETAALLGEAAGREPGPALRAWQTARDRELARLQQLEQSRRQLAQLQHQAVLLQQQMDRCEARRLELLEATGTESEEDLRRRYVEYRRRLELLAELRQEELAVRTLVDDGQLDRLNNELERRHAADLEEDLIGLQVNIESVRGQLEHAREEKTRRRYELERLISGGDHADKLQTVEERRAELQRLIKRWAVHAMCSSLFVRTKKMYEHEKQPSVMQRASAYFERITAGRYVRMIAPLGEQRVLAEKENGEQLDTVHLSRGTAEQMYLCIRFALADEYAAAGIRLPLVIDDLFVNFDDERLGYGLELLQSVSQRHQLMLFTCHRHVLEAYESRFPADSVIQLAR; encoded by the coding sequence ATGGCTGCGAGAGGCGGAGGAGCTTGCGATCGATATGCTTGCAGGAAGTGCGGAAGCGAGGTGGAGCGGATGAGAATCGAGCGGCTGGATATCGGAGCGTTCGGTACGATCAGAGACTTGAGCATATCCTTCGATGGTCCCGTAACTTTACTATATGGGCCCAATGAAGCGGGCAAAACTACAGTGATGAACTTCATCCGTGCAGTATTGTTCGGTTTCGGCGGAAGGGGAGCGGCGGCGGATCGCTATACCCCGCGGCAGGGAGGAGGCCAAGGCGGCGCGATTGTTCTCCGAGATGTGCAGGACCGACGCATCCGCGTGGAACGTTGGGACAGCCCGCCTGGCGGGCGCGGAAGAACGCCGGCAGCGGGCAGTGTCCGCGTGACGTTCCCGGACGGGACCGTAGGCGGAGAAGCGGAGCTGTCGTCGCTGCTTGGAGGGATTGCTCCGGAGCTGTTTCGCAGCTTGTTTGCTTTTGGTTTAAGCGAACTGCAGGAGCTGGGGACACTGCAAAGCGACGAGGTCAGCGGCTTTTTGTACAGCGCCGCTCTTGGCGCCAGCGGCTCGGAGCTACGGGGAGCGGAGAAGAAGCTTGCTCAGGAGCTGGAGCAGCTGTACCGTCCGCGCGGTCGTACTCCGCTCATGAATCGTGCCCTGCAGGAACTGGACGCGGCGGAAAAGGAGCTTGCCGAAAGCCGGGCGCAGGCGGAGAGGTACAATGCTTTGGAGGCGGAAGCCGGGCAGCTTGCCGCCGAGCAGGAACGGCTGGAAGCTCAGCTGGTTGGGCTCGGCCAGCAGGCGGATTGGATGGAGAGCTGCCTTAGAGCAAGGCCGCATTGGGTTCGCGGCCGGGAGCTCAAGCAGGAGTTGGTTGTGCTCCCGGGTGGGCTCGAACAGTTTCCGGAGGATGCCGTAAGTCGGCTCGAAGCTATTTTGGTCGAACGGGAGAGGCTGATTTCGGAGCGAGACCGTTTGGAGCTGGCGCAGGCGGAACAGCAGCAAGCTATGACGGCGTCCGCATCTGAGGGCGAGAAGGATGTGCTGGATCGGCAGGCCCAGCTGGAGGAGCTGCTTGAGCGCAGGCCCGCCTATGAGGAGGCCAAGCGGCTGCTTGCAGAGGCTGAGGCGGAAGAGGAGCAGCTTGGCCTTGAGCTGGAGAGGCTGCTGCGGCGGATTGGTCCGCAGTGGACGGAGGAACAAGTGGACGCTCTTCCTTCGACCGTCATGCTGCGAGAGCAAGCATCTGCTTTCCGGGAGGAATGGCGCACCTGGCGGCAGGAGGAATCGCTGCTCAACGCGGAGGCGGAACGTTTAAGGCAGGAACGGATGGATTCGGATGGGCCGCTGTCTGGAGAGGAAGCGTTTCATACTGCGGATAAAGAGGCCGTCCGTGAAGGATTGGAGCGAATCAAATCGGCTCGACGCCTGCTGGCGGATTGGAAGGATGCGGTGAGAGAAATCCGTCACGCCGAGCAGAGGGAGCGGGATTGGGAGCAGTTTCATCACTCTGGTGTTGATGGAAAAAGTGTTTCGGGAGCCCCTTTATACGGGATGTACGCGCTGACACTGATGATACCTGGGGCTTTAGCTATTCTACAAGAACTTATCGCAGCCGGAGTTACTTTGGTTGTTCTGCTCGGCGTAAGCGTGGCATGGACCCTCGCGCGCCGTTCCACTGCGAAGGGAGAGGCAAGGCAGCGTCGGCCTTACGTTGGAGGCGCTGCGGCGGATGCATCGGCACAGGCTGCTGCGCTTGAGGCGGCGCTGGCAGCGGAGGTGCGCCACCTGCGCCGCCTCGCTGCTGCGGGAGCCGACGCGGAGACAGCCGCTGCCCTCGAGCCCGCGGACTGGCGCAGCGCCGCCGACCCGGCGCCTGCCGCGCTGCCGCAGCAGCCCGAGGGCATCGAGCCCTGGCTCGATGCCCTTGAGCAGCAGCTCCGCGCACGGCAGGCGCAGCTGGCGGCACGCGTGGCCGCCGGTGAGCGGCTGCAGGCGCTGCGCGCGCAGCGCGAGCGTCACGCCCGGGCGGGCGAGCCGCTGCGTCAGCGCTGGCACGCCTGGCTGCGGGCGCACGCGCTGCCCGAGGCTGCAAGCCCCGAGGCGGCGCTGGAGCTGCTGCAGCTGGCCGAGCAGGCGCTGCAGCAGCTCCAGCGGCTGCACCGGCAGGCCGCGCGGTGCGAGGCGCTGCGGCGCTCGGCCGAGGGCTTCGCGGCGGAGACGGCTGCGCTGCTCGGCGAAGCAGCCGGGCGCGAGCCAGGGCCGGCGCTGAGGGCGTGGCAAACCGCCCGCGACCGGGAGCTGGCCCGGCTGCAGCAGCTGGAGCAAAGCCGCCGGCAGCTCGCGCAGCTGCAGCATCAGGCTGTGCTCCTGCAGCAGCAGATGGACAGATGCGAAGCACGTCGGCTGGAGCTCCTGGAGGCGACGGGTACAGAGAGCGAAGAAGATCTGCGCCGGCGTTACGTAGAGTATCGGCGCCGGCTGGAGCTGCTTGCGGAGCTCAGGCAGGAGGAGCTTGCTGTCCGAACACTCGTTGACGACGGGCAGTTGGATCGTCTGAACAATGAATTGGAACGGCGGCATGCCGCCGATTTGGAAGAAGATCTGATAGGCCTGCAGGTGAATATCGAATCGGTTCGCGGGCAGCTGGAGCATGCCCGCGAGGAGAAAACCCGCCGCCGCTACGAGCTCGAACGGCTGATATCCGGCGGGGATCATGCGGACAAGCTGCAGACGGTCGAAGAACGCAGAGCCGAACTGCAGCGCTTGATCAAACGCTGGGCCGTTCATGCGATGTGCAGCTCGCTGTTTGTGAGGACGAAGAAGATGTATGAGCACGAGAAACAGCCCTCTGTTATGCAGAGAGCTTCGGCTTACTTTGAGCGGATAACTGCCGGACGCTACGTCCGGATGATTGCTCCCCTCGGCGAGCAGCGGGTGCTGGCGGAGAAAGAAAACGGAGAGCAGCTGGATACGGTTCATTTAAGCCGCGGAACAGCAGAGCAAATGTACCTGTGCATCCGCTTCGCGCTCGCAGACGAATATGCCGCTGCGGGTATCCGTTTGCCGCTCGTCATTGATGACTTGTTTGTCAACTTCGACGACGAACGGCTCGGATATGGGCTTGAGCTGCTCCAGTCCGTTTCGCAGCGGCACCAGCTTATGCTTTTTACCTGCCACAGGCATGTGTTGGAGGCTTACGAATCCCGGTTTCCTGCAGATTCCGTCATTCAACTGGCCCGCTAA